The Pseudomonas fluorescens nucleotide sequence CGAGAGCAGGTTGAAGCAGTTGGTGGCTACCAGCAGGCGAGTGTCGGTTGTCAGGTCGCCGGTCTTGTTGATCTTCTCGGCGTCAGCAGCAACGCTCGTCCCCTCGGGCACGTTGGTAATATTGCCGGTGACGGTGCCGACGACCGCGGAGGAAATCTTGTCGATGATCGAGGAGAGGTTGTCCAGCGACCAGCTGTCCTCCAGCTGGAAGTCAGATTGTTGGCCGGAGAGATATTCGTTGTACTTCCAGTTTCTACCATCGTTCTGATAAAAGCTTTTTGCTTGCTGGCGCAAGGCCTGGTCAGCGTCTTTCAGTTGGCTGTCCAGCTCTCTGGATATTTCGTCAAGACGCTCTTTGTTGCGTTTCTCTTCGGCCAGCATTTTTTCCAGGCTTCTGCTTCGTCCCATTATCGTCTTCCTTGATGTAAGAGTGGAGAAATGCACTGATACGCCTGCAACTACAGACCGTGGCAGGGCAAGGGGAAGACTAGCGTACACAGGAGGAATGTAAACAACTCGATATATTGATTTGGAATAATCCTAAAGATGCGGGTGTCGCGACGCTGTGGGTAGTTTCGTGGTTGAATACTTAGTAGTTAGAACTTTCGAGATAGGTGTTTTGTAAATTTCACTGGCGAATGAATAGGCATTGATATAGGCGTCATTCAACTGCATCTATTTCTAGGGGGGGGCGGCTGTTCTGGCCCTCCCTGGCCTTCGTTTCAAGACGTTTCACGCTATGGCGAAAAGCCCCCGGACCTAGGCTTTGTACGAAAAGAGATGTCGCAAACACTGCATGTAACAAGCCAGTCAGGACATGGCGGCATAGCTTTTCGCAAGCTTGTCGAAGCGTGTCACGATCCTGCGGTTCTCTTTCAGCCAGCCAAACATGCGCTCAATGATGTTGCGCTGCCGGTACTTGGGCCGATCAAACAGCCTGGGTACGCCAGGCTTGGGTTTGCGCTTCATTGATCGCAGCGGGATGACGGGCTGCATTCGATATTGATCGCAGTAGCGGCGTAGCGCTTCGGCGTCGTAGCCCTTGTCGGCAAGCAGCCATATACAGCGTTTACGCGGACGACCACGTTGGCTTGAGGGAATGCTAACTTCGTCTAGCAGAGGCTGGGCGTAGCTTATGTCACTGGCTTGACCGCCAGAGAGAAGGGAGCGCAACGGTGTCCGGTCGGCGTAACAGAGCTGGTTGTCAGGCCGCCGCGACTGCGGCCTAGAGGCTTCCGCTCCTCGCCAACGGCTGCTATGGGTCGAATTCAGTCGGCCATGAATGACCACCTTCGAGCCGAAGCAGCCGTTCGGCAAGGTCTGTTTTTCAGCGCAGAATCGGACATTGGACACGCTGATGGCTAAATAGTAGCATTCTGAATGCTGCTCTGAATTTTATGGGAATGCGAGGCCTGTCGCTATCCATATCGCGTTCCTCTTGAGCAAGACTAAAATCGTTCCATAGCCAATCTTTCAGGTTTATACATGATAAAAAAATCTAAATTCTTACTAATCGCTTCTTGCGTAATTATTTCGGCTTGTTCCGGTATTCCATATGCTCCTAAAGGCTCGACAATGTACGAAGGGGGATACAGCGACGTAAAAACAGGTGCCAATACCTATACAGTGACTTTTGAAGGTAACGGTTACAATAAACAAGAACAAGTTGTTGGTTTTGTCAAGAGGCGGGCGAGCGAGTTATGCAGTCCACTTAAAGCAGAAACGGAAATTCGCCCTTTTTTAAAAGAGAAAACAAATTACGCAGCTCTGAACGGACAGCTCTTTATAACACAGCATAAATTCCCTAGCGCGGAAGCGTCTGTTGTTTGCGTCGAATAAGCGGCATTATCGCTGTCCATTCATGGCAGCGCGCGCATGAATCTTCCCTGATTTCCTGGACACATCTGATGGGCTCCTTTTGGCCGGAAGGTGACTCTGGCGGTCGTCGCTGATCTGGTTGATCCATAGCGAAGCCTGAATTGCCATTGGCCTATACTGCACTGACCAAATAACCGGAGCCGCAGCGTGAAGAAGACCCTCACAGGAGTTGTGGAGGCCGGCGAGCCACTGATTCAGCAGGCCATCGACGCGCAGCGGCGCTACCATGCAGCCCAGGATGCCGGTCAACCAGCAAAGGAAGTCGAACGCCTGCGGCAGGAAGCCGAGTCTCTGTACCAAGCAGTCACCGAGTACCAGCTGCGGTCGCTTGGCGGGCCTGCGCGCTCCCTTCATTAAATAGTCCGGTATCGACGGCGTGGTTCATGGAGTCACGCGAGGCGAACTTGCCCCAGCGGCTGCTCAACGAGTTATCAGAATCACCGGTGACGGCGACCAAGGACTGATCGCACTGACTGCATGCCAGGACTATATCCTGGCTCTAAAGCGTTAATAAACCACCGGATTTTAACGTAGGGCCATTTCAGTACAGGACAAACGCCCTGTGCTTGCTTGATCAGAGAAACCTTACTGTCTATAGTGGCTTTTCGCATTCGACCGTCACGGTGCGCATGAGGCTTGTTCTTACTAATGGAAGATTCAAAAACATGGAGTTTTCATGAAAAACCTATTATCAAGTGCTGCGCTTGTTTCATTTGTCATGCTCGCTTCTTCGCAAGTTATGGCGAAGCAAGACTATACGGTGCACTTCAAGAATGCGAGTAATCAGACAAAGTACGTGAGGCAAATCGGCAGCCAGTGTATGTACGGTCCGAAGAACGGTAGTGCCTATACCGTTCCGCCTCAGGGAGATGTTTCATTCGGAATGACGGACTCAGATAACATTTTTAGCCTTTGCACGAATGGGCCAAAGGAAATCAGCTGGGCTGTAGAAGACGATAAAGGCATCAGGCTTGGCAATTTGACTTTTAGGCATATGAAGGACGGTGGCACGTGGTATACGAAAGTTGTCCCTTCTCTTGGGTTGTCCGCGACTATCACTTGCAATAATGGAGGCTGTTCAACATCTGGCACTCCTGGTATGCCTGGTGAGCCTTCCCCTATTGTTGTTACGTTTAAATAATAATCTTTCGCTCTGCCCCTGGACATGTTCAAGTGTTTGGGGGTGGTTCTAGTTTTATCTGGAATCATCTTGTTGAGTCTAGCAGGTGGACACCTTGGTTTCGCGTGTTGCCCACAGCAACTCCAACACGGTACCACTCAAATGTCTCTGGGGGATGGCGGTGCTTGGCCAGATCAGTGAGCGATGGGGCAGGGCACGCTGCTAGCGTTCCGGCGAACCCTGACTGGGGGATGCACCGGGAGATGAACAGCCGTAGCTTCACCTCAAGTCTGGATCAGCTGTGGAGGGTTGCTTGTGAGTGAATGAATCTTGGGGCTTGGATAATGGGTGTGGACTGCGCAAATAGATTCAAATGGAAAAACCGGAACCTCTATTAGTCTCCGGTGCTCAGAACAGGTAGCGGTAGCAAAAACACTAGGAACCACTCCCAGATGAGGATTTTCATGATGAATACTATTTTGCGCACCGGGGCCTTTGCACTGGCCTTCAGCCTTGCTGGTGCTGTCCATGCCACCCAGGATGCCGATGATTTCGTCGAAGATGCCTCGGCCAAGGGCGTTGCTGAGGTCGAAGCGGGCAAACTAGCCCAGGAGAAGGGCACAAGCAGTGACGTCAAGGCATTCGCCGACATGATGGTCAAGGATCACCGTGCGGCCAATGAGAAGCTGCAGGCGCTGGCCACCAGCAAGGACATCAAGGTTTCCACTGATGCGGATCTGGTTGACAAGGCTAAGGCCATGATTCTCGAACTGCGCGGCGCGAAGTCCTTCGACCAGGCCTATGCCAATAACCAGGTCAAGGCTCACGAAGCGACCATCGAGCTGTTCCAGGATTACGCCAAAGACGGTAAGGACGCCGAGCTCAAAGCCTTCGCCACCCAGACTTTGCCTACCCTGCAGGTTCATTTGGAAAAAGCCAGGGCTCTGGCCGCCGCGCACGGTGGTGATGAAGCCAAGCCTTGACCTGAAGATCAAAGGCCGTTGTTTTACCAACGGCCTTTCCCATTCTGTCAGATTTTAGGTTTTACGTTCTTCGCTTGCTCATCAGACAGTTTCTTGCTTCGATCGGCTTCGGCTTTAGCATCACGCGCAGTCAGCTCGTCAAACATCGATTTGGCGTCAATGATGGACACGGTGTAGTGAGGCACCATTCCGTCTGATTGTTCTGAGGCGCCAACTAGGATGAATTTCCCACATGTTGGGCTAAACGATTGCGGCGCGGGAACCGATACGCCGGGAATATCGCTACTGTCGAAACTCACGTCCTTGCATGGACCCGCTGAGGTGGGCCCGAAGTACTGTTTCCCGTCGCGGTCGTACTGCCAGTCAAGGCCGAGCATCATCATCTGCGTAATGCTGGACGGCTTACCGAACTTTTCAGTCAGGGCAGCCTTAAGCGCCTCTGTCTTGATGCGGGACCCGTCTTCGAAGCGTTGAACACGAGCTATGAACCACACTTTCCCAGACTCATTCTGGAGCGCTGCAAACTCGTCAGAAGGCCCCCCCGAATTGGTGGTGCCGGTTCCTTTCAGTCGGTCTGCTGTAACCGCTGTAACGCCGGCTTCCTTGCCGTTACGCAGCATTAATGGAGAAAACTTGAAGTTTGGGTTTGCCTCTGCAATGGCCTCTTTGGCGGCAGCCAATGAGGATCCAAGGGCGACGCCCGAAATGTCATCTGCGGCCAGGACAGCCGTGCAGGTTAACGTGGTGAGAAGGGCGGCGATGCCCGAACGTTGAAAGCGCATGAGAAATAATCCTTATCAAAAATCAGCATACCTACAAGGTATGAATGCTGCTCCTGTTTACGCAGTGCGGCGTGGCAGCGCCGAATACTAACATCACCCGGTCGGAACACCACCAATGCTGGAGCGCATTCAGGTGGGGCGAGGCATATGCTTCGATGCGAATCACACGCCAAGCTGCTGAGCCACTTCATTGTGAAGTACTGGTCTGGCATGCTGGACGCTCAGAACAACCCGATCATGGACTGATGCTCAAGCGGAAGAGCTGGCGAAAGCTTATGACCGAGCTCGAATAGCAGGGCTCGCGTGCGAGGCGTCCTATACTGCGCTAATCAAATAGGTGGAGCGGTAGAGTGAAGAAGACCCTGGAAGGTGTTGTCGAGGCTGGCGAGCCGCTGATTCGGCAGGCCATAGATGCGCAGCGTCGCTACCACGCAGTCCAGGACGCCGATCAGCCGGAAAAAGAAGTCGAGCGCCTGCGCCTGGAGGCCGAATCGCTGTACCAAGCTGTGACGGAATACCAGCTGCGATCGCTTGGAGGCGAAGGCGCAACGCTTCATTGAATACATAGAATTTGCTAGTTATTTATAAAATAAATCTACGATGACAGAAGCATCAAAGGAACCGGCTTTAGGGGGTTCGCGCCAGATTAAGTCTGCCTTGAAATCAGTGCTGTTTAAGTCACGACCCGTTAGGTCTGCCAATTTGAACCATTTGTCAAATGGGACCTTCTCATTGGTTGCCGCTCGGCTGAGAGAGATTCCCACTGAGCTATTATTATCTGGTACCAACAGGTTGTTAATAATGGTTCCACCACCAGGAGTGGAGGCGAATCGCGCATTGACTGTGTAGGGCGTATCGCAGGAGCTTGATAGCCCAAGTCTAAAATTGGCGCTGCTGGCAATGTTTCCTATACTTGCGGTACTGGATAGTGCCCTGCGAAAATTGACTGTGCTTGGGGTTATTTTCAAATCTGGTGAGCAGGGGATGAAACGGATGTTATTGACACCTGTTATGACGTAATTGAGGTTGCTGTTGGGTTTTGGGTTTAATACGTAGCCGCCATCTAGTTGGAATACTCTGTAATCTGGTAGTGAGTTGGCTTGCCCGGAAGTCGGCGTGGGGCCGTATTTCTCAATGAACACGCTGAAGGTAATGGAGAACTCAGCTTTGTCCCATCCCGTGCAGTTGGCCCATTTGCAGCCATGGTGAGAAGAATATCCCGTGCTGATCTTCCCAGAGCTTGAGGTTATAGTTTTTTTATCATATTTGATGCCGATGCGTATTCCGTTTCCAATATTGACATCTCCAGGGTTCAAATAGAAGTAGATTTTCTGGTTACCCTGTTGGTAGTCGTCTGCACAGACTACCTTGACTGTGTGTAACGACGACTCCCAGATTATAGTCCCGTCCGGAGCGTCTGCGGGAACAGCCAGGGCAGTGCCTAACGAGTCTTTGGATACGGCTGAATTTGTATCAGCTTCTTTACAGGAAAGCGCGAAGCTTGTAGCAGGGCAGGCTGAGGCGGCAAGAAGTAAAGTCATAGCAAGTGTTTTTAACGGTAGCATTTTAAGGGTTCGTGAGTAGCTGATGGATGTGCTCATTGGATGTTTGCCTTGTGTTCGGCGCGTAATCCAATGTCATTGATTTCAACGAACAGTATTTTCGTATCGCTAGATATGAAGGGCTTAGTACTCTTGAAGTGCTGTGTTTCTTCTGGTTTTAAAAAGATGTAGTCGCTTAGTGGGGTGCTGCGATCGCGGCCTTCAATCTTTACATCCACCAGCGATACATGGAAGGCGCACGTGTTGGTTACTTCGATCGAGTCGTCATTCTTCAATTTCCAACTTAGTCCGGCGACGCATGCGGAAGACGTTCCTTGCAGGCCCGGTGGCCGAAAAAATAGCTTCAGCTTTTGGCGGACTGCCATTTGAATGCTATTTTGTCTATCGGCTTTAAGAGGGATTTCCATAACATTTAGCCAAAACAACGATTCTCTATCGTTCGGTAGCCCTTTACCAATGTACAATATTCGCAGTATCTCGGTTTGCTGTTGACTCAGTTTGATCAGGGGTTGGGTCAGCGCAAAGGGTACATCGCTCTTGTTTTCTTCGCCTGCACTGATCCAGGCTTGAAGTGCAACGGTTTTCGGCGATAAGTTGGTCACGCGGATGTTGGCTTCGCGATGTTGGCCAGAATAGATAAGCCGCGTCCCCTCGATTTTTATCATGGCTTCGGCTGTGGTACTGATTGCGAACCACAGCAGGATGATTTTAAATAGAGAGAAGAGTGATGGAGGTTTCGCGGCCATTATTTATCTGGCCTCTCGATGAACTCCCAATAGTAGTTTGGGTGTTCA carries:
- a CDS encoding CC0125/CC1285 family lipoprotein, which produces MIKKSKFLLIASCVIISACSGIPYAPKGSTMYEGGYSDVKTGANTYTVTFEGNGYNKQEQVVGFVKRRASELCSPLKAETEIRPFLKEKTNYAALNGQLFITQHKFPSAEASVVCVE
- a CDS encoding DUF4142 domain-containing protein, translating into MNTILRTGAFALAFSLAGAVHATQDADDFVEDASAKGVAEVEAGKLAQEKGTSSDVKAFADMMVKDHRAANEKLQALATSKDIKVSTDADLVDKAKAMILELRGAKSFDQAYANNQVKAHEATIELFQDYAKDGKDAELKAFATQTLPTLQVHLEKARALAAAHGGDEAKP
- a CDS encoding fimbrial protein produces the protein MSTSISYSRTLKMLPLKTLAMTLLLAASACPATSFALSCKEADTNSAVSKDSLGTALAVPADAPDGTIIWESSLHTVKVVCADDYQQGNQKIYFYLNPGDVNIGNGIRIGIKYDKKTITSSSGKISTGYSSHHGCKWANCTGWDKAEFSITFSVFIEKYGPTPTSGQANSLPDYRVFQLDGGYVLNPKPNSNLNYVITGVNNIRFIPCSPDLKITPSTVNFRRALSSTASIGNIASSANFRLGLSSSCDTPYTVNARFASTPGGGTIINNLLVPDNNSSVGISLSRAATNEKVPFDKWFKLADLTGRDLNSTDFKADLIWREPPKAGSFDASVIVDLFYK
- a CDS encoding molecular chaperone codes for the protein MAAKPPSLFSLFKIILLWFAISTTAEAMIKIEGTRLIYSGQHREANIRVTNLSPKTVALQAWISAGEENKSDVPFALTQPLIKLSQQQTEILRILYIGKGLPNDRESLFWLNVMEIPLKADRQNSIQMAVRQKLKLFFRPPGLQGTSSACVAGLSWKLKNDDSIEVTNTCAFHVSLVDVKIEGRDRSTPLSDYIFLKPEETQHFKSTKPFISSDTKILFVEINDIGLRAEHKANIQ